Part of the Hydrogenimonas thermophila genome, GCCATTTGATTGCATGGTGCTGAATGGGATTGTCAATATGTGAAAAACCTTTATCATGCAGATAACCAAGCGTTTTATGAGAACATATATGTTTAACCATTTCAAACCAGTTTTTCAAGAATGGATTTAGAAGAGGAATAATTTCTGATTTGACTCTTTTGTCTGGAATTTGTGCAAGAACTCCTTGTATAAAAGGAATGGTATGTCTTTGAAGTGCCTCTTCTGCTGCTCCTGGCCATGTAAAACGTGCTGTTATGGCATCTAAGTCTGTAACTACACTACGTAAATCACTTAGAGAGTATTTATCGGCAACTGTTAAAAGAGCATCTTTTGTATTTTCATATTCAACCGGTTTTTCATATGAAGCCAAACGATGCATTCCTTTTTTATCAAATGCATTAAGTGGACGGTTTGCTAGTACTTTTAATCCTTTAGATTTTGCCCATGCCGCACATTTAAGTCCTTCTGTTTCCAATAGGTTGATTGGAAGCTGAATGGTATTAAAATGGTGTTTTGAACTGCCTGTTTCAGCTTTAGCCTCTTCAGCTAAATCAAGCAGATGAGTATATGGTAGAAAGTGAAGAGAGTCAGGAGATTTAGCAAAAGAGTTAGAACTGATACCATAACTTCTGATTCTTCCGTTTTGAACCTCCTCTTCAAGAGCTATAAATGCTTCAAGAATCCTGCGGTTCATCTCTTTTCTTGCATCTTCAACCTGATCTTCTCTCTCTATATGATGCATAAGAAAATATTCTGGATTATGTAAAAGGTAGGTATCAATATATTCAGTTTCCATACGTTGTAAAGATGCACTTATTTGATCTTTTATAAAATCTGAATGAATAGAGTGATAGCACCCCTCTTGATAAGGAACAAGATCAAAAACTTCAACTATTCCATTTTGAACCTGTTTAAGAAGATTTCCTTGAATGTATCCAGCTTTTGATACTATAGTTACTTCCTCTCTATCTACTCCACTGTTTTGAAATGCTTTTGCAATTGCCTGCTCTGCTTCTCCTGAAGCATAATTTGTTGATGTATCAATAACAGTTATACCATTTTTTAGAGCATAAGAAAGAGATTCTACCTGCTCATTATTTTTTATACTTATACGGTATGTACCAAATCCTATATTGTTAAAATGTTTCATTTAACCTCTTTTTGTTTGCATTATAATGGTAAAAATGGTAAGATTTATTAAAAAGTAAATTTGGGAGAAAAGTTTAATGTATATACCAGAATTTATAAGAAAAATGCGATTATCTGTTATGTTTTCAGTACTGATTGCGGGAGCAATGATAGTCATCTCAACTGCTATTTATTGGTATCAGTTTGAGCAAAATAAAAAAGCTTTGCAAAACAACCTTTACAGTGAAGCTACAAGTATACTAAATTTTGCTGATGTTTTGCTTGATAGTCGCAATGAAAAGTTTTTTTCTGGTGAATCTACAGAAGTCCCACAAATAATTCAAAATGAAATTTTTAAAAAGTTTACAGAAGTTAGTCAAGGAAAGGTATTTTTTAAAGAAGCATCTAAACATCCAATGAATCCTGCAAATAAAGCACTTCCTTTTGAGGCTGAAGTTATTGACTACTTTCAGTCTCATAAAGATCAAAAAGAGCATGAAAGACAGGTTGTTTTAAATGGTAAAGAGTACTATATGCTTGCACGCCCTATGATAGCCGAGGAGCGTTGTAAATTGTGCCACCCTACCTGGACACCTGGTGATGTTATAGCAATTGAGTCTACAAGAATAGACTTAAGTGATTTCAAGGAAGCCTTAAGTAAAAATATTCTATTTGCAGTATTAAACTGGTTATTTAGCATAGCAGTAATTTTATTGGTTATACATTTGCTGTTTAAAGAAGTTGTAGCTAAACGTCTTGAGAAACTACTTGAAATTTTTGGACTTGTAGAGCGTGGAAAATTGGCAATTGATGATATATTGGGTAAAGATGGCAATATAGATCCAAAAAGTAAGAATGAGATAGATCAGTTGTTTAGCCATTTAAAACAGATGGTTGATTCACTTCGACCTGTAATTATGAAGGTTGTTACCCAATCTAAAAATGTTGCATTTGAAGCTTCTTATGGTGTAGTAACACTTAAGCAGGCAAATGATCTTGTAAGTAATCAGACTAAAGAGATAGAGGTAGTTGCTGACAGTCTGCAAAATATTGATAAGATGAATGAATCACTGAATAAACAACTTGAAGAGCTTGTTTTGCAGATAGATCAAACAGTAGGTCTTGTTGCAGATGGTAAGAAGCAGATGGATTATAATGCAAGTGAGACTGAACAAGCCTCTGCAGCACTTGAATCAACAGTAAATGTAATAGAAGAGTTACGAAACTTTTCTGGAGAAGTGTCAAAAACTATAGATGCAATTTCAGATATTGCAGATGAGACAAATTTGATTGCTTTAAATGCTGCTATTGAGGCAGCACGTGCTGGTGAGCATGGACGAGGCTTTGCTGTAGTTGCAGAAAAAGTGCGTCAATTGGCTGAAATATCTATGGAGAATGCGAAGAATACCCGTCAAATTATACAGTCTATGGTAAACAGTATAGATAGTGTTGTAAAAAGTGCAAAATCTACTCAAGAGATTTTTGGTTGCTTGCGAGAAAGTGCTAAAAAGATTGATGCCTATTTTACACAAATAGAGAATACACAAAAAATAACTATAGAGACTATGCACCATTTTGGTAATGAGTTTGAAGAGGAAAAACGAGCATTTCATGAGATTTTGGAAAAACTTGATACAGTTACAAAAAGGAATAGTGATATATTAAATTCTAGTAAAAATATTGAATCAGTAATGACACTAATTGCTGAAGAGAGTGCAGAATTGAAAGTATTAAGTGATGGTTTTGAAACTGTTAAAAATAAGAGAAATGTTCCAAGAACAATAGTTTCTCCTCCAATCTATACCGAGATAGTTCTTGAAAATGGAACAAGTATGCCTGGTTATATTTTTGATATTTCTGAAAAAGGTATATCTTTTTATAGTATAGAAAAAGACAGTCCTTGCAAAAACTTAGATCTTCATGGAACAAGAGGTAAGATTAAGTTAGAGAAAGATGTCAATGGTATAAAAGATATTAGTTTCCAAATAGTCTATAAGAGTGAGCCTAAACTAGGTGGTGTTTGTTTCTGTGGAGCTAAGAAGATAGGTTAACACTCAGCATGTAATTGAGTGTTAACACTATAGATCTTTATAGATTTAAAATATATTTGATGCTTGCAGGCAAAATTGTATATTCTAAATCGTGAATTCTTTGTCTAAACTCTTCAAGAGTTTCTCCTCTTATCTTTTTAACACAGCCTTGTTCAACAATCTCTCCCCCGTCTAGTTCAGGTGTGATCCAGTGAACAGTAACGCCTCCTACTCTCATTTGACTATTAAAGCTCTCTTCAATGGCATTTGCTCCTTTAAATAGAGGCAATAAAGAGGGGTGCAAATTGATAGCTCTTATCTGTTCAGTAAAAACAGGTGTCAAAATACGCATAAAACCTGCTGCTACTACCAAAGATGGCTCAATTGATTTTATGACTTTTACCAACTCTGCATCAAAAGATTCTCTGCTTTCAAACTCTTTATGGTCTATTATAGTAGTGTTGATGCCATACTTTTTTGCCCGTTCAATTCCTTTTGCATTCGGTCTATTTGTTATGGGAATGATTTGTGTCTCTTTATCTCCAAATCTCTTACAATGAAAATGTTTAATAAGATTTTCCAGATTACTGCCATTTCCACTAAACAGAACAACTATTTTTACTTTATTAACCAACGTAACTCCTCAATTAAATCTTCTGCTATTGCACTGAAATTTGCTCCTTTATAGTTTCTTGCACACATAGTATGTGCAAGTGAACCATTAATCGCTGCATCCAATGGTGAATATCCTTGTGCCATAAGTGAAGCGATAAGTCCACTCAAGACATCTCCACTGCCAGCTTGTGAAAGAACTTGAGAGCCTAGTGGATTAATATATATTTTGTCATTATATGCAATGATTGTATTTGCACCTTTTAAAAGCAGTACAGTTTTTGGAAAGTTTTCACAAAATCGTTTTGCCCAGCCAAAGCGGTCTCTCTGAATATCTTCTACGCTTACATCAGCAATACCAACTGTTTTAAGCAGAGCTGCAAACTCTTTTGGATGTGGTGTAATAACTGTTTTACTGCATCTATCGAGCAATGTTTTAACACTAGGTATATAGCATATGTCTGCATCCATTAAAACTGCAAGATCATTCTTTACTATTGAATCTGCAATATCTGAGTTTAGATCGTAACCCATTCCCATACCTATTGCTACTGCATTTGTACCGGTTGGTAAGTTTTTACTTTGCATTAGTGAATATGGAATGTTTTGTATGCTGTTTCCAACAAGTGTAACTAGTCCTGCTCCAAATCTAAGGGCTGCAAGTCCACTAAGTGTTGCTGCTCCACTCTTTTCACCACAGATAATTGCAAGATGTCCATAATGACCTTTATGTGATGCAGGATTGTCTCTTAAAGGTGGGTTGAAGTCATCAGCTTCTAAAAGATATGTAGATGTGTCAATTTCATAAATCTTTCTGCTTACACCAAGATCTACAACTTCAATCTCTCCTATATATGGCTTAGAGTGGTCTGCAAAAAGTGCTTTTTTCAAGCTACCCATTGTTATGGTAATATCTGCTTTGAATGCAACAGGATTTGGATTTCCGTTTGGGTCTA contains:
- a CDS encoding aldo/keto reductase; its protein translation is MKHFNNIGFGTYRISIKNNEQVESLSYALKNGITVIDTSTNYASGEAEQAIAKAFQNSGVDREEVTIVSKAGYIQGNLLKQVQNGIVEVFDLVPYQEGCYHSIHSDFIKDQISASLQRMETEYIDTYLLHNPEYFLMHHIEREDQVEDARKEMNRRILEAFIALEEEVQNGRIRSYGISSNSFAKSPDSLHFLPYTHLLDLAEEAKAETGSSKHHFNTIQLPINLLETEGLKCAAWAKSKGLKVLANRPLNAFDKKGMHRLASYEKPVEYENTKDALLTVADKYSLSDLRSVVTDLDAITARFTWPGAAEEALQRHTIPFIQGVLAQIPDKRVKSEIIPLLNPFLKNWFEMVKHICSHKTLGYLHDKGFSHIDNPIQHHAIKWLMNRPEIDTVLLGMRSVPYVKEALTLL
- a CDS encoding methyl-accepting chemotaxis protein; the encoded protein is MYIPEFIRKMRLSVMFSVLIAGAMIVISTAIYWYQFEQNKKALQNNLYSEATSILNFADVLLDSRNEKFFSGESTEVPQIIQNEIFKKFTEVSQGKVFFKEASKHPMNPANKALPFEAEVIDYFQSHKDQKEHERQVVLNGKEYYMLARPMIAEERCKLCHPTWTPGDVIAIESTRIDLSDFKEALSKNILFAVLNWLFSIAVILLVIHLLFKEVVAKRLEKLLEIFGLVERGKLAIDDILGKDGNIDPKSKNEIDQLFSHLKQMVDSLRPVIMKVVTQSKNVAFEASYGVVTLKQANDLVSNQTKEIEVVADSLQNIDKMNESLNKQLEELVLQIDQTVGLVADGKKQMDYNASETEQASAALESTVNVIEELRNFSGEVSKTIDAISDIADETNLIALNAAIEAARAGEHGRGFAVVAEKVRQLAEISMENAKNTRQIIQSMVNSIDSVVKSAKSTQEIFGCLRESAKKIDAYFTQIENTQKITIETMHHFGNEFEEEKRAFHEILEKLDTVTKRNSDILNSSKNIESVMTLIAEESAELKVLSDGFETVKNKRNVPRTIVSPPIYTEIVLENGTSMPGYIFDISEKGISFYSIEKDSPCKNLDLHGTRGKIKLEKDVNGIKDISFQIVYKSEPKLGGVCFCGAKKIG
- the purN gene encoding phosphoribosylglycinamide formyltransferase, translating into MVNKVKIVVLFSGNGSNLENLIKHFHCKRFGDKETQIIPITNRPNAKGIERAKKYGINTTIIDHKEFESRESFDAELVKVIKSIEPSLVVAAGFMRILTPVFTEQIRAINLHPSLLPLFKGANAIEESFNSQMRVGGVTVHWITPELDGGEIVEQGCVKKIRGETLEEFRQRIHDLEYTILPASIKYILNL
- a CDS encoding NAD(P)H-hydrate dehydratase, translating into MQKVFDDCYAMDRRCYEEFGLTEDILMEHAADGMAQYIRALDGNKKEVLIVAGPGNNGADGITLARLLHSDFEVSLYMPYGAKSDMAKLQLQRLLKLGVKPVENTPLQTDIIVDALFGAGFSKPLNEKGVELIKTLNVMKAKKIACDIPTGIDPNGNPNPVAFKADITITMGSLKKALFADHSKPYIGEIEVVDLGVSRKIYEIDTSTYLLEADDFNPPLRDNPASHKGHYGHLAIICGEKSGAATLSGLAALRFGAGLVTLVGNSIQNIPYSLMQSKNLPTGTNAVAIGMGMGYDLNSDIADSIVKNDLAVLMDADICYIPSVKTLLDRCSKTVITPHPKEFAALLKTVGIADVSVEDIQRDRFGWAKRFCENFPKTVLLLKGANTIIAYNDKIYINPLGSQVLSQAGSGDVLSGLIASLMAQGYSPLDAAINGSLAHTMCARNYKGANFSAIAEDLIEELRWLIK